A single Vigna radiata var. radiata cultivar VC1973A chromosome 8, Vradiata_ver6, whole genome shotgun sequence DNA region contains:
- the LOC106771504 gene encoding heavy metal-associated isoprenylated plant protein 30 produces the protein MASLLDKAFRFDISSFIYRFFIYHQDHHHRRPHHTKDVHRNFNMPKKGRPLSLQTVELKVRMCCTGCERVVKNAIYKLKGIDSVEVELEMERVTVGGYVDRNKVLKAVRRAGKRAEFWPYPNPPLYFTTADHYFKDTTHDFKETYNYYRHGYNLPEKHGTVHVSHRGDDNVSNMFNDDNVNACSVM, from the exons ATGGCTTCCTTGCTAGACAAAGCTTTTCGCTTTGACATCTCTTCCTTTATATATCGCTTTTTCATCTATCATCAAGATCATCACCATCGTCGTCCTCATCACACCAAAGACGTTCACAGAAACTTCAACATGCCAAAGAAGGGCCGACCACTTTCCTTACAG ACCGTTGAGCTGAAAGTAAGGATGTGCTGCACTGGCTGCGAGAGAGTTGTTAAAAACGCCATTTACAAGCTCAAAG GGATTGATTCGGTGGAAGTTGAGTTGGAGATGGAAAGGGTAACGGTGGGTGGGTATGTTGATCGGAATAAGGTGCTGAAAGCTGTGAGGAGGGCTGGGAAGAGGGCGGAGTTCTGGCCATACCCTAACCCACCGCTTTACTTCACCACTGCCGACCATTACTTCAAAGACACCACCCATGACTTCAAAGAAACCTATAACTACTACAGACATGGCTATAACCTCCCAGAAAAACACGGCACCGTTCATGTCTCTCACCGTGGAGACGACAACGTTAGCAACATGTTTAACGATGACAATGTCAATGCTTGCTCTGTCATGTAA